GGGAGCTGATGTCTACATGGTCAAGTGCTCTACAGGCCAAAGGCTACGCATTAGCCGATGCCGCAGTACTGTGTCGCAGCTCCGACATGCTAAGCGAGCTAACCTCAGCCAGTGTCAATCTGGGTACATCAGCGGTCAAACACCTGGCGTCCGCCGCGCTGGAGCGAGACAGGAACGGTGACATTGCAAAGACCTTCCATCACTGCGTTCAAGCGGCAATTCATTTAGTCGACGTGCCAAATACTTTCGCTCAACAGGTAAAGTCACCTGAGCGGGGAAGCGACATAGCTCAACTGCGACGATTGCTCTGGGACCTGATTCGAGACAATGCGTCCGGAATTCCTCCCTCCACACTTGAGGCGCGAGGAGAGTGGCTCACAAAGTTAAGGACAAACCTTGCATCTTGGCTGGACATCGTTGAGGAAAAAACCAAGTTCACTCGAGCCGCAACATGGACTGCTCGGGTGACTGCCAGGCGTCTTCCCGAAACAGGACCCTTACTCGGAGGAGACCTGGGTCAAAACGATTGGAACGGCCTGCGCTTGGGCACAGTTCACTCAGCTAAGGGTGAGGGAATCCCTGCAGTTATGTACCTCACCAGCAAGAAGCACCTGACAGCACTGCTTAAAGGGACTTCCAAGGAAGATGGTCGCATAGGTTTTGTTGCAGCCACACGCGCTCGAGACTTGCTCGTCGTCGCCATCCCATTAGATACAAAGCCTAGCGTTATCAAAAAGCTTCACAATTTGGGGTTCATGGACTGGGATAGACCTGGAAGGTAAGCACCACAAGCCAGCGTTTTGCGGTTGCTTGTGGAGGCGTCACCTCGCCGAGAAAGTTCAGCCAGCCCTCCCGCACGCAGTACATTGAGCTCCTCACCCACCTTACGGTGTACGCCCAGACCATGGTCACGGTCGTGCATATTGGCGAAGGCCTGGGCATAGGGTATCTGTGACATTCGGCGAGCAGGGGTTCGGCACTTAGTCATCATCGACACGTTCACACCTTGCACAGCACAGGTCGCATACGTGGTCAAGTACTTGGCACTGGCAACGCCAGAGATGGAACAGGTAGTCGCTCCGATTGGATATCAGTGGCCTTTGGTGATGGCAATGTGCTCATCGTGAGCGAGTATCTGATGCAAATCATCGAAACTCAGTCTCTCGAGGCTATGGCGCTCAATCTGGATGCCTTTGATGTCATCGTCATCAAGTCCAGAGTGCACTTCCGTCGTGGATTTGATGACAGCGGGTTCTCCAAAGCGATTTATTTGGTTGAGCCCGACGAAGCGTTCTTGGGTACAACCAAGCTGAATAAGTTGCCTTACAAGAATGTCGTTCCGTCCAACTACTTCCCATATGGTTGCAGCGATTTCACGATAGAACCGCGCCAGCACGAGGCAATGACTGGATGAGCGAGAGGCTAGCTCGGCTAGGACGCGTTGGTTGAAGCGTTATACGTTTGACCCAACCTCTTAGCGACAAATCTCGCATTAGCCACGCCAAGGTGAGGTCCGCTCTCAATTTATCGAGTGCTACTCGGGTGGCAGGCGGGAGAGTATCTAAGGCTCTGATGCCCCTGAACAAACCGATGTATCAGTACAAAAGTAGCTAATTTGTACTCATACATCGGTACATCTGCAGCTTTCGCTCCTTGACAACTGGGCACATCGAGCTGCCAGAGCTAGCAAGCAATCAGCACGAAGAAACGGGCGGTCCAGCACTACCTTGCCGCACAATTGACTCATGAGCATTTCAGAGCGCAAGGAAGCAATATTGAATGCGGTTAAGGCTGCTCCCAGCCCTGTCCGGCCAAGCACATTGATGGACTCCATCGCGAGTTCTCGAGCCTCTCTCAATCGCGATTTGAAAAGCTTGGCGGACGCTGGGCTACTGCAAATTCAGGGCAAGGGGCGTTCGACGCGTTACGTCGAAGGAGTCGACCCCAACGAGCCTCCAAAGGCCCGCCGGCGATGGTCGACAGCAGCAACGGCGTTGCTTCAGTCATTAAGCACACCGCCAGCTACGCGTCCACAAGTTCAGTACGACCTCAGTTTCTTGACTGCCTACACCCCGAATCTGTGCAGCCTTCTACCGCCACAGCTAGCCCTACATTTGTTCCATGCAGGCTATTGCGGACAAGCAAGCTCTGTCCATGCCGAGCCAGCAGAGCAACCTCTTAAGGAACTTGCATGGTCATCTGCTTGTCTTGATGGCATCTCCATGAGACTTGATGACGCCAAGCTGCTCCTAAACGGGCAACCTCACGCAGACGGTCTCAGCAGGGACGCTTTGGTACTTCTCAATCACCAGGACGCTCTCGACTACGTCAGGGCTATCGCGGCAGAGCAAGACCTGTCAGCGGCGACCATCATCGATGTGCAAGCCTTGCTGATGAGGGACTTGGTGGATGCCAAGCTCATTGGCAGCATCCGCGCCCGGCCTATCTATGGCTGCGACTATGCTCCCAGCCACGACCCTGCCATTCTGCAATCGTTGCTTGAGTCCATCGGCAGGAAGGCTCAACAGATACACAACCCTATCGAGGCGGCGTTCTTTACGTGGGTGAATTTGTCGTACCTGCAGCCCTTCAATTTCGGCAATGGCGCGACTGCTCGCCTAGCTGCTAACGTCCCGTTGCTGCATAAGAACTGCGCTCCCTTATCGTTTCAGGGTGTGGGGAGAGCCGACTATGAGCTTGCGCTCAGTGGTATCTATCAAAAGCGGGACGTAAGGGCCGCGGTCGAGCTATTTGAATTTGTGTATCGCAAATCTGCGCAGAGCTTTCAGCAGTGAAAGCACCGGCTAGTTGCTGACTGATATCTCCGCCTGGCTATGGCAGTGAGGAGGGGATTGTTGCGGTTGGGTTACCCGGACGCCAGACCGTGACTTTCCCCGCAACAGAGAGCCTGCATTCGGACGACCAGCCATCTCCGTCAGTTAGGAAGAACGGTCTTGATGGCAACGGAAAGCCTTATCAGCTTCATTGGCTGTGGTCGGTTCAATCACACTGAACTCTCAGTTCTACCTGCAATAAACACATAGCAGGCTGAACACTTCCGTCAGGTGCTCACGCACCATCTCCTCGCTGAGCTTTGCCGAATTGATGCACTAGTTCTAAGTAGTTGAGATTTTTAGCGAGATTGCGCGGGTTTACCCGCAAATTGCATAAATTCCCTCAAACTAAAATGAGACAAGTGTCCATCCATCGGACACACAAATGCAATCGCAACCCTCAGAATTCAACCTTAGGAGACCCATGACTGAAGTTCCCAAAAACGAGCGCGACCGCTTGTCAGACCGTGTTGTCATTGTCACAGGCGCAGCGCAAGGCATTGGGGCAGCATACGCCTTGGCGCTGTCACAGCAAGGAGCTCACGTTGTTTGCGCAGATATTCTTGACACCAGCGCGATAGTTCAGCAATTGAAAGCGAGCAGACCTGAAGCAAGGGCAATCGGCGTCCATGTAGATGTGACCGATGCTCAGTCCGTAACCGCAATGGTGGAGCATGTAGTTGCTGAGTTCGGGCGCATTGACGTGCTTGTGAACAACGCTGCCATCTTTGGAAACCTCACGCTCAAACCATTTGAAGAAATCAGCTCTGGTGAATGGGACAAAGTTATGGCCGTCAACGTCAGAGGCGCCTTTGAATGCGCGAAGGCTGTAGCACCTAAGATGCGTAAGCAAAGCTACGGAAAAATTATCAACGTTGCTTCCGGCACAGTTTTCAAAGGAACACCTATGTTCCTTCACTATGTGACATCCAAGGGAGCCATAGTCGCCATGTCACGCTGCCTGGCACGTGAGCTTGGCAAGGACAACATTTGCGTTAACACCTTGGCTCCAGGTCTAACGCTAAGTGCAAATGTCGCAAGCAACCCAGACTGGCAAGGCAGCACCGCAGCGGGGATTGTGTCGTCGCGTGCGATACCCAGAGAGCAGACTCCTGACGACTTAACAGGCACTTTGGTTTACTTAGCTAGTTCTGATAGCGACTTCGTCACAGGACAAGTAGTCGTCGTTGATGGCGGTTCGGTCACACACTGACGAGGGAAGTACAAATGAACACATCGCTGTATATCAATGGCCAATGGACGAATTCTGGAAATCGGCAACTGGCTGATAGCTACGACCCTGCAACTGGTGAGTCCCTAGGAAAGTTTGTCGATGCAACCGTAGAAGACTTCGGTGCTGCGATTGCCGTAGCGCATAGAGCGTTTCAGAATCCGACGTGGTCTCAAAACCCGCGGCTGCGCCAACAGGTTCTGAACGCTTGGGCCGCGAACCTCGAAGGTAGAGCAGAAGAAATCGCTCATCTTCTCACGCGTGAGAACGGTAAGGTTCTCGCTCAATCTCGCGGGGAACTTGCCGGCGCAATCTCTGAGATTCGCTACTACGCAGGCCTCGCACGTCATATCCCAGGTCATGCACTCGAAGTAGAGCCTGGCGTCTTTTCAACGATGATTAAAGAGCCCGCTGGTGTGGCAGCCATCATCGTTCCTTGGAATGCACCAGTGGTACTTCTCATTCGTTCGCTCGCGCCAGCACTTGCGGCTGGGTGCACGGCTATCGTCAAACCGGCTCCTCAAACAGTTTTAACTAGCGCAGCGGTCCTGCAGGAGCTCTTCCGAATCGAGGGGTTGCCTCCTGGCGTGGTGAACTTTTTGACAGAGCTGGGGCATGGTGGCGCGCAACTTCTGACTACAGCACCCGAAATCGATGTCGTTAGTTTCACTGGCTCTAACCTGACGGGCCAACGAATCATGGCCGCTGCAGCGCCGACTATGAAAAAGCTGTCGCTTGAGTTGGGTGGAAAATCTTGCTGCATCGTTTTTGAAGATGCGGACATTCAGAAGGTTGTTCCCCAGATTGCTGCGGCTGCCACTGTGATTTCTGGGCAGCAATGTACCGCTGCTCGGAGAATTCTTGTGCACTCTTCGCAGTTCGAAGCAGTGAAGCACTTGATGAAAGATGCTCTGCAAGCCGTATCCATCGGGTCAGGCCTGCACGCGGGAATTGGCATGGGGCCGCTGATTGACCCAATTACCACGTCAACCGTTCAGGCGAGCATCGAGCGAGCCATGGATGAAGCTGATGAAGTAGTCTTAAAAGGCACACGACTCCAAGGTGACTTCTCGAAAGGCTGCTTTGTTTCGCCAACGCTGGTGGCTCATCGAGACACCTCGTCGTTCTTTGTTCAGGAAGAGATTTTTGGCCCATTTGTTGTCATTGAGTCCTTCGACTCAGAAGCCGAGGCAGTAAAGCGTGCGAACCATACAGAGTTCGGGCTGTCTGCGAGCGTGTGGACTGACAACGGTGCACGCGCCTGGCGAATGGCCAGGGCCCTTCGGAATGGCACGGTATGGATAAATGACCACAACAAGCTGTTTGCGGAGGCCGAGACAGGTGGCTATCGCCGAAGCGGGCTTGGGAGACTTCACGGAGTAGATGCGTTATTCGATTTCACAGAAATCAAGCACATCTATCAAAGTGTTGGTGTTGTGCCTTACGAGGGCTAGACATCAGGACCTCAACATTGCATTGAGGTCAAGAGTTCAATAAAAAGTGGGGCCGAAGCCCCACTTTTTATTTGCCTTGAGTCCTAGAGGTCTAGCACTAGGCAGTCTGACTTGCACCCAGAAACACAAATCATTATGGAGCGATTGGTGGCTTGCTCTTGCTTGCTCAGCACGAAGTCGTGATGGTCAACCTCACCAGAGATTACACGTGCTTCGCAAGCTCCACAGACGCCTTCCTTGCAACTGTACTCTGCGTTCACGCCGGCTTCCAATATCGTGTCCAGCAGACTTTTGCCTGGCTGAACCTCGAGTTGAATGCCTGACTTTTTAAGGATAGCCGTATAGCCAGATTGCTCACCTGTACTGGGCTTTACCGTAGCTCCGCCAAAACGTTCAAGGTGCACATTGACATAGCCAAGTTCTTCACATGTCCGCTCAAAGGCATCAAGCATTGAGGTTGGGCCACAGCAGTAGTAGTGCGCGCCCGGATGATGCGCACTGAGCAATGAGGCAAGATTGGGTGTCGCTTGTTGCTCATCGCTGAAGTGATAGGTCGCGGTCAATCTGCTGGGACACGTGGCAACCAGCTTCTCGACTTGCTCAAAAAATGCAGCCTCCGCTTTGCTGCGAGCACAATAAATAATGTGCGCAGACTTGCCCAAGGCTTGGAGTCTTTGAAGCATTGCGTAAATAGGCGTGATACCTATCCCGCCAGCGACCAGCACCGTGTGCTCAGCACTTTCATCCAGCGCAAAGTGATTCCTTGGCACGCCGATTTCGATGTACTGTCCCACCCGAAGATTGTCGTGAACAAAAACTGAGCCACCGCGGCTACTTGCATCCTTCTTGACGGCGACTACATATCGTTCGGTATCACCGGGGTTGATAAGGGAGTAGCTTCGTATGAGTCCGTTGCCTAGGTGGAGGTCCAAATGTGCGCCGGCCTCCACCGCAGAGAAACCCTGGGTGTCCTTGCCCGGGCGCAGTTCAAGGCTAATAGTGTCTGGCGCCTCAAGACGAACGCCGACAATCTGTGCCTGTACGGGCTTTGAAGCCATAGAAAATCCTCGAGGCACCACCCGCCATAGGCGGGTGGCTTTCTTACATGATGTGAAGGCCGCCGTCGACCAGAAGCGTGGTTCCAGTGATGAACGAGGCTTCAGAGGACGCCATCCACAGGATTGGCCAAGCGATTTCGGTTGGGTCTGCCCAACGTCCAATGAGCGACGTGTCTTTGCGCTCTGTCTTGAGTTGCTCGACACTCTTACCAGCTGCTCCGGCGCGCCCTACGTGGAAATCCGTCAAGGTCGAACCTGGGCACACTGCATTGACACGAACACCGTTGGCAGATTCTTCAAATGCCAGCGAACGCGTGAACGAGAGTTGAGCAGCCTTAGTAGCGTCATATAACGCCATGCCTTTACGCCCTGTGACCGCGTAGCAAGATGAGACATTGACCACCGCACCACCGGATTTACGAAGCTCTCCAATGGCTGCATGGCAGTAGTTAGACATCCCCACTAAATTGACGTTCACCATTGCTTGCCACTCCTCGGGCGTCGCTTCCGTCGCGGCAGAGTAGTTCCGCATGGCAGCGTTGTTCACGAGGATGTCTAGCTTGTTCCACTTGCTGGTGGCCTGAGAAACTGCCTCAATGGCCGCGTTGCGGTCGGACACGTCCGCAACGAAACATTGAAGGCGTGCTTCTGGCATGACTTCGAGGATTCGCTCACGGGTACGCTCAAGTGCTTCTCCATTGGCATCGACCATCAGCACAGAGGCCCCCTCCTGGCTAAAAAGGGCTGTTGCTGCTGCGCCGATGCCCGAACCGGCACCGGTAATGAGGGCTACTTTGTTATTCAGACGGGCTTCACGCATTTTTTCGCTCCTTGGTCACAGGCTGAAAACAGGCTTCTTTGTGCTGTCTGCCAGGTTCTCTTTTGCCCACTCCAATGGGTCGATGTCTCGATTCAGAAGGACGCCTGCAGGACGGACATGTTGCTCAGCGGAGTCAAGCGCAGGAGGTGTTTTTCCCTCCTCAAGACCGAGCGCTGCTTCATGCAGCATCCGACGCGCCATCACAATAGCTCGGTCTGTTGGGAGGAGTCGTTCAGCTTCATGGTCTTGAATGGAGCCCATGCTTTCTTGCAAGGAATAGTCCTGCGCAGAGAAGCCGAAGATACCGCTGTAGGCTCGCTTTTCCTTTTGAGCGAGTCGGTCCATGCCGTAATCGTTGTCACGGCTCTGCATGGGAATAAAACTGCCTGGTGCTTCGTATTCCACGTGAATACCTTTGCCAGCCTCCATGGCCTCGAGTTCTTCCGCAGAGAGAGGACGGTCGGGCTGCCAGTTGATGCTCCAGGCCCAGCAGTTGTGGTCATCAATGGGAACCCATACGTGGCCACCCAGAGCATGTTCGCCGAATGGAGCGATGAGCGTGAACCAAGGGAAGAGGTACTGGGTGATACGCCAGTAGTAGGAGTCTGGTTCCCCATTGCGACGGCCAAACAGACTCAGGCCAAAAGGTGTTTGCTCAATTTCAAACTTAACGTTGCCATCGGCCTTGATGTAGTCAAGAGCCTTTACGCCTTGGTGCATTGGGTCGTGGTCGACTTCGAAGCTATGCACGTAGGAGACGTGAGCGGTGTCAATGCCGCCTTCCATTGCTTGCAGGTAGTTGCTGTACTGCAGTCGCTTGGACACGAAAACGTGCTCTGGAGGAAGCATGCACCATTCGAGCTCTGGAGGCGCAGGCTGATGCTCTGCAGGGCCCATGTAGGCCCAAACTATCCCGCCGCGTTCAACGCAGGGATAGCCTTTGATATGCATACGTGAACATGCTTGGGGCGAAGACGGAACATCCACGCACTTCCCATCACCGTCGAACTTCACACCGTGATATGCACAGCGGATACCGTTCTCTTCATTACGGCCAAAGTAAAGCGAGACGCCACGATGAGAGCAAAACTCGCTGATGAGACATGCGCGACCTTCGGAGTTGCGAAACGCCAGCAGCTTTTCACCTAGGAGACCAACACGCACTTGAGGGCCATCGGCTTCAGCGATTTCATCCGATTTCAAGGCCGGCACCCAGTACCGACGAAGCAGGTTACCCATCTGGGTTCCTGGGCCGACACGCGTCAGTGTTTCAGACATTTCCTTGTTCATCTGGGTCTCCGTTCGGACTTCAAACTGTCCATCTGTTGATAATGGAGTCCATTGTACGAACAATAATTAGCTTGTCAATCTGGAGTGGCAAGGTTGTTGCGGGTCTTTGGGCGGTAACATAGAGAAAAATTTTTGAAATCCTGCTCTATGTCTGAGACTGAAAAGATTGGCGACAGTGTTCGCGCTGTTGACCGAGCCCTGGAGATACTTCTGGCCTTCACGGTCAGCGACCAAAGGCTCACTGCAGCGGAATTGCTCAAGCGCGTCGACTTGAGTCGTCCGACGCTGTACCGACTACTTAAAGCACTCGAACACAACGGGTTCATCGTTTCCTCCGGTGACCCTCAGCGCTTTGAACTCGGTCCGTCCGTTGCTCACCTTTCACATGTCTGGAGCTCAAGCCTGGACGTGTCGGCGGTAGCTCAGCCAGCTATGCGCCGCCTGTGGGATGAAACTGGCGAGACGGTGTCGCTACTTGTTCACCAAGGCTCCAGCAGAATCTGTGTCGCAGAGCTGCCCAGTGCTCAGCCCTTGAGCTTTAAAAGAGGTGTGGGCTATCGCGAAGACGTGACGCTAGGTGCCAGCGGCCGAGTCATCCTCGCGCATGTCCCGAATCCAGAGACATATCTGTCGAAAGACAAAGTCAAGAAGGCTGACGTGCCCACGTTCATGAAGCGCCTTGAAGACGTGCGCAATGCCGGCTTCGCGGTCAGCAGGGACGAGCTCATTGAAGGCGCTGTAGCTGTTGCTGCTCCATTTTTTGTCGGTGGAGGGAAAGTGATGGGCTCGCTGGCAGTGTTTGGCCCAAGCGTGCGCATGGGAGACAAAAAGGTCGAGCAGGTTGCGCAGTTGCTCAAAGTTGAAGCGGAGAAGCTATCTCAGGCTCTTGGACAACAGTAGTGCCCTATATGAGCGAAGGCGCCACAATGCGGCGCCCTCGTTAAAGCATTAGTCGGCTCTCGCACCAGTCGACTTGATAACGGCACCCCAACGCGGGATTTCTGCCTTAATCCAGTCACGGAACTGCTCGGGTGAACCGGCAACAACCTCAAATTCCATTTTTTCCAGTTGCGCCTTGACGTCAGGCATCCGAAGAATCTTTACGATTTCCTGGTTGTAGCGCTTGATGATTTCCGGTGGAGTCTTCCCAGGAGCAAGGAAGCCAATCCATGATGTAGCAACAAAGTTTGGAAAACCTTGTTCAATCATCGTGGGAACCTGTGGCATCGATGGAAAGCGCTTCGTTCCCGTCGTTGCAATTACCTTGAGACGCCCTTCTTGGACGAACTGCGAGATATTCCCTGGCACGAGGAAAGCTGCATCAACAATGCCACCAACTAAATCCACAACGGCCTGAGTTGCCCCCTTGTATGGGACGTGAGTGATGTCGGCACCAGTTGCTGACTTGAGCATTTCCATGGTCAAGTGAGATGCACTCCCCACGGACACTGAACCATAGCTCATTGGCTTCTTCTTCGATAGCTCAATGAACTCCTTGACGTTGTTGGCCTTTACGCTGGGATGCACCGCCAGAAACTGAGGTGAAGAGACTGCCAGAGTGATAGGAGTCAAGTCCTTCTCAGGGTCATATGGAAGCGACTTGAAGAGAGTCTTGTTAATAGCGATAGGGCCATTGAATCCTGTTAGTAGGGTATGCCCATCTGGTGCGGCCTTTGCAACCTCAGCTGCCCCGATATTTCCGCCCGCACCGCCTTTGTTCTCAACAATGACGGCTTGCCCAAGGGCATCCTGCAATTTGTTTGCGACCAAACGAGCAAGCGTGTCGTTGGTGCTGCCGACGATTGGGACAATGATTCGAACGAGTTTAGTGGGCGACCATTGCTCTGCACTTCGCGCGAAGGGAGTCGCAGATGCGGCTGCCGCACCGAGCATCGCAAGTGCGGTGCGTCTTTGTATTGGTTTCATCGGGGAGTCTCCTTATATGAGGGATGCCAGGTTCGGATGCCCAGCAATTTGGAAAGGGGGCGTCAACCTCTCCGTTTAATCCAGGGTCAGGTTTATTTTTCTGACGGCCTGACCAAGCTCGGTTCCTTGCTTGTCTATCAGTGAGTTCATAGCCGCTACGGAACTTCCAGTTGCGGTGTACCCAATCTCTTTCATCCGAGCAGTTACGCTGCTGCTTCGGAGTACTTTGTTAATGTCTGCATTCATCCGCTCGATGACGGAAGGTGGAGTACCAGCCGGAGCGAAAAGGCCTACCCAAGATGACGCGGCAAAGTTAGCTGGCCCGCCACTTTCCAACACCGTGGGAACGTCTGGATGTGCTGGTTCACGCTGAGGTGCAGCTATGGCAATAAACCGAAGCTTCCCCGCCTTTTCGAGATTCCCGGCGCTTGGAATCGAAGCAAACGCCCAATCAATGTCTCCTCGGGCGAGGCTGGTGTAAAGGGTCGAGTTTTCCTTGTATGGCACATGCGTCATGCGGACTGCGGCCGCATCAGAGAGCATTTCGCCTCCTAGGTGCGCAATGCTCCCAATTTGCCATGAGCCATAGGTCAGCTTGTTGGGTGAAGCCTTCGCTGCAGCCAAAAGTTGATTGACCGTTTTGTATGGCGAGTTGGCAGGGACAGCTACAAAGAAATAGCTTTCATGAAGTGGAGTGATGGGAGCCAAGTCACGCTTCACGGAGTACGGTAGCTTCTTGTAGAGATGCGGTAGTGCCGTGACATTCATCCCTTCAAGGTGCAACAAAGTTGTGCCATCTGGCACCGAACGCTTTGCTTCTGCAATCGCAATAAAGCCACTTCCTCCAGGCTTGTTCTCGACGACTACAGGAATCTTCCAAGAGCTTGCGAGCGACTCAGCAATGATTCGCAACATTGCATCCGGTCCAGAACCCACAGAGAACGCCGAGACGATTCGCACCCTAGAGGGCAACGTATCTTGCGCATACGTGCTCAGTGAAGCCAAAAGGCCGATGGCCAAGATGCTGACAAGGTTGCGTCGAATCATGTTTCTCTTTTCGCGGGGCTATGGGATGAAACAAGTCATGCATGGTTGATGTAGCACAAGCTTGCTCTTGCATGTCCGTACTAAGGACAGGCGTATCATCACACGGACACAAAAGAATTTAACTAAGGGTATTCCTTAGAGATAAGTCATCCACCTTCGCTCAGACGTAACTTGGCCGACAGATGACCCAACCGTCTGCGCCAACGTACTTCGCATGAGCCAGTTGGATGAGGCTTAGCTTTGGTCACGAGCCTTTGAGCGGGCACGACAACGCCTGCCCGCTCAAAGGCAGACAACAGCGTGATGCACCAAATGGATTTAGCTAAAGAGCTCTTTTATGACTGAGCGCAGCCACAGAAGACCGGCTTCCTTGTTGAAGCGAGCATGCCAGTACTGGCTTACCGCATAGCTAGGAAGTCGTAGAGGAGGACTATGTGTGGTGACATTGTGCGAGCGCTCAAAGTTCAGAGCCAAGCTACGAGGTATCGTTGCAATGAGGTCGCTTTCCGCCACGATGGGGCCAATAGATAGGAAGTGCCCAACCTTCATTGCAATGCGCGCATTAACGTTCGGTGCCCGCAAGAATGCATCTACAGCTGACGCGTGAGCAGTGTTGTCAAAGCCAGTGACAACATGCCCAAGACTTTTGAATTGAGACAACGTCAGCTTTGCTGGGATTTTGGGGTGGTCACGTCTGGCTATGCAGGCATATTGCGCATCGAAGAGCTTTTGCTGATACAGACCGTCGTTCTCGAAGTTGAAGTATCCAAGCGCCAAATCAACGCTCCCCATGGCCATCGCCTTTGCGAGCTGAGGCGTCGACAACTGTCTTGACTCAATATCCACACTCGGCGCGACGCGCGCAATGTGTGCGGCGAGACGCGGCAAGAAGACCTGCTCGGCCGTATCCGACATCGCAAGATGAAAGGTCCGATTCGACGTTCGCGGCTCGAATCCAGACGCCTCTAAAGAGCGTCGTACGACTTCAAGAACAACGCCTGCGCACTCAAAAAGCGCATCAGCAGCAGGAGTTGGCAGCAACCCCTCGGAGCTTCTGACGAAAAGCTGGTCTCCGTATGCATCTCTAAGCCTAGCTAGACAACGACTCATCGCAGGTTGACTAAGGCCAAGCTCTAACCCTGCCGCAGTCAGGCTCCGCAATCGATACACGGCATCGAATAACTCCAGGAGATTGAAGTCAACGCGATTGGAAAGCCGTTGTGTAGCTCTAACCATCATGCTCCTAGAGAATGCCAACTATCAGTACATATCATTTTACGCATGACGTGCCCGAACCTACGATTAGCTATCGACGTTTGCAGAGGCATTCATGCGCATCACTTCTATACGGGCACATGCCCTCGTTGTACCGACTGCGGTCCAAGTTCCAGGCGTAGGTGAACATCGCGAACAGCTAGGCTGCTGCGTTGTTGTTGTTGAGACTGACGAGGGCTACGTTGGTCACGGTCTCACTGGGATAACACAAGAAGCAGTAGTACAGACCGTGGTGAATGATGTGCTTGCACCAGCACTCATTGGCACCGACCCCATGCTGCATGAAGCTCGTTGGGAACAGATGTACTGGATGCTGTCTTCCCGAGGACAAACAGGTTACGCACAGCATGCGATTGCTGCGTTGGACATTGCTCTCTGGGACATCAAAGGACATGCTCTGCAGCAGCCAATTTGGAAGTTG
This DNA window, taken from Comamonas testosteroni TK102, encodes the following:
- a CDS encoding Bug family tripartite tricarboxylate transporter substrate binding protein, which gives rise to MKPIQRRTALAMLGAAAASATPFARSAEQWSPTKLVRIIVPIVGSTNDTLARLVANKLQDALGQAVIVENKGGAGGNIGAAEVAKAAPDGHTLLTGFNGPIAINKTLFKSLPYDPEKDLTPITLAVSSPQFLAVHPSVKANNVKEFIELSKKKPMSYGSVSVGSASHLTMEMLKSATGADITHVPYKGATQAVVDLVGGIVDAAFLVPGNISQFVQEGRLKVIATTGTKRFPSMPQVPTMIEQGFPNFVATSWIGFLAPGKTPPEIIKRYNQEIVKILRMPDVKAQLEKMEFEVVAGSPEQFRDWIKAEIPRWGAVIKSTGARAD
- a CDS encoding Bug family tripartite tricarboxylate transporter substrate binding protein; protein product: MIRRNLVSILAIGLLASLSTYAQDTLPSRVRIVSAFSVGSGPDAMLRIIAESLASSWKIPVVVENKPGGSGFIAIAEAKRSVPDGTTLLHLEGMNVTALPHLYKKLPYSVKRDLAPITPLHESYFFVAVPANSPYKTVNQLLAAAKASPNKLTYGSWQIGSIAHLGGEMLSDAAAVRMTHVPYKENSTLYTSLARGDIDWAFASIPSAGNLEKAGKLRFIAIAAPQREPAHPDVPTVLESGGPANFAASSWVGLFAPAGTPPSVIERMNADINKVLRSSSVTARMKEIGYTATGSSVAAMNSLIDKQGTELGQAVRKINLTLD
- a CDS encoding LysR family transcriptional regulator, with translation MMVRATQRLSNRVDFNLLELFDAVYRLRSLTAAGLELGLSQPAMSRCLARLRDAYGDQLFVRSSEGLLPTPAADALFECAGVVLEVVRRSLEASGFEPRTSNRTFHLAMSDTAEQVFLPRLAAHIARVAPSVDIESRQLSTPQLAKAMAMGSVDLALGYFNFENDGLYQQKLFDAQYACIARRDHPKIPAKLTLSQFKSLGHVVTGFDNTAHASAVDAFLRAPNVNARIAMKVGHFLSIGPIVAESDLIATIPRSLALNFERSHNVTTHSPPLRLPSYAVSQYWHARFNKEAGLLWLRSVIKELFS